CACCGTTGACGCCATCTCGGGCTCCCTCCTCCAGTCGTCGGAGTAGAAGAGGGAGAAAGTCCACTTAACGGATAGATCAGAAACGCCCGCACCGCACCGGAAAGAAGAACAGGGGCCAAAGTTCAAAAGTTTTGCCACAAATCCTTTTCTTGTGATCCAAGGGCTCTGAAATGTCTCAGCTGGATTTTTATTTTCCTCgttttcttatttctttgatATTCGAGGTTTCGGCATCCTTTGGACTTGTATTACTATATATTGCATCAGTAGGGAAAGGAGAAAATGGGTTGAAGTTGAAACTTGACTCGGGGGGAAAATGGGAAAGGAAAGTAGAGTTGGGGGGCGTGGATCATATTTGTTTATTTCTGGGGGAGATGATAGAATATTAAATTCCAGGGGTGAAAGATGTAAAATCGTGGGGAGTAGAGTCTACGCACGTGTCCGGTTGTATAAAATAAAATCGGGGGATTGAAGACAGTTGGCATGGCCGAAAGTAAATTGCTTCCAACAGCGGCTGTACTTTTTATGTCCGCAGTTGTACACTTGTACTTATAGCTTCGAGTTTTGTATTAAGGCAAGTTTTGTGTTAGATTAGATCATAACTTTTAGCCATTTCTACTATGCGGACAAGTAATCCTCGATAGATCGTaatccctctttcttttttttctttttttcctgttCGAAAGATCAATAGATACTAGTCCAGCACCAAGCAATGCACACAAAAATAGAAAATGGTTAATAGTATTTAGTATCTTCCTATGTACAATGCACGAGTCctaaatttgatgttaaaaAATTGTGTCATCAATCCAATCTCAATTTTACCTTTACATGATGGAGTACTATGCAATCGCATCTCATCTTCCATAATACCCCAATATTTAAGCAACTGTTGTCACACACTCACAACAATTACCAGAatgctccgtttggattggtcattttttaaaaaataaaattttcaaatacaatgttacagtaatacatAATATCTTAAAAAGTATTTCAtccatacaaaaaaaaatttcatactgctacagtaaaattttttaaaaacacttCAAAAAATAGCTAATCTTTTTTCTTTGAGAATTTTTCTTAATGCGTACACACATTACTTGTGCCTTTTCCGCTAGTTATTACTAATGGAAAGCTAATTGCATACTAGACCGCGGAGATAGagggaagggggggggggggaatcaGTAAATTTCAGGGAAGATACAAGCAACTTTTAGCCCACTTGGCAGCGTAAAAGCGCAACAGACTGCAGACAAGTAGACAGGCCTTTTCCCTGCGCAAGGAAAGAATTGTGGAAGCTGCGTCACCGCCATACGCGATGAAGAGCAGAAGATCCCTTGCTTGAGAAACAATTGTACAGGCCTGCAGAGCCCTGCACGTGAACGGATAAGGGCTTTGCATGAGGTTCGTCACTGCAGAGGGCCAGGGCTTGTAGATTCGTGGGCTTGCTGTCGTGTGTGTCTTGAAGAATAAACGTAGTCCACAACAATACAGGCCCGTCATTCGTCCCCATCCCTTCTAATCCAAAGGCTTGAGCTTGAAGAACATGGAGGATCGTTCTCTCTGACTTTCTTGAGATCCTGCTCCCTTGGTGCTTACTTTTGGCCGAATATCAATTCCTAAGACCTAAGCTAATCTCACAAGTCCAATCGAAAGATAATTGCTGACTTTTAGCTACACTTATGAAATTTAAATCCTAGATACTCACATCCTCACCAGACGATGTGGGACTCATGCCCCCTTGGTGCTTACGAGGTGGAGAGTTTtatcttttcttctctttgctTTGGTCAAAAGGTGGGTTTAGGCACATACACGCGGGGTTGCGACCCCAAGTACATCAAAGTCCTATATAAACTGCGCAGAGACATGGCGAATCTTCTGTCCAGATACAATGAATATTCCTACTGATTAGGTGTTAATATTTCTTGTATAGGCATCGGTTAGTTACGTATCGGGGGCCTTATAAATAGTTGTAATGGGATAGAAGGGTCTCTTATGCTATAACAATATTTTTggctcatttttttttttcactgcCCTAGGCTCTTCTTTCAATTCCTCTGCTttaatcttcttcttcttccattCCTTCCTTATTTCATCTTCAATTTAATCTTTCCCTCGATTCTTCATCTCTGAGATCCTAGCATCTTCCAAGTGAGTCGCCCATGCAGTGCTTGAGTTTTGGCATATACTGCTTTTCCTCCGTACATATGAACCAGTCTGCATTCCCAATCTTTGCGCTTATCCAACTCATGGCcattttgattaaattataaTGACCTTGTTCTCGGTTGCCTTAGATTTTACGAAATCTGAGTATAGAAATTGATTATAAAAGAAATAATCAAAACCGGTAAAAACTATTTTAAAGTTGATTatatattttaacttttttggTCACTAAAAAGTCTATACTCAAGATAGAAAAGCAGCCGATAACATCATAAAAAACTGATTATTCAAAATTAGAATCTATACTCAGTTAAAATAATCAATCGAAAACAGTCCCAACGTAGACTACTTACAGGCCCTTCTTTAATTAATCAGATCCTAGCTCGTGAGTCTGGCTCTATTAAGGGTCTCTCTGAATCTCTTCTCCAATGCAAGCTTCATTCCCTGTATTATAGTCCAAATTTCTGGCACTACGTTACTCGCCTTCCCCAATTTCGTGTAAAATCCCCCCTTTCCAGCAGCCCCATTCATCTCATACTACTCCACCAGCTCCCTGCAGCTCCCGGATCATTTATGCATTTAACTTCACTGCTGACTCCCTGGTTATCCTTTCTTGCTAATTCTTGCACTTGTTTTGCTTGGGCCATAATTTGCTTGTAGGGTAATATTTATACTTAGGAGTGATGTTTGTTTTTAACCCTCATGACATAATGAAGCTACAATTTGCTTGCGAATTTGACCAGAGGCAAGAGCTACCGATGGAGTGATGTAAAATTTGTGTATTGGTTTCCGTCTTGAGCTTGAATAGGGAAAAAAACAAATCCATTTGTGCAGTTTTTTTTTACCCCAAAATTTTCGTAGGGTTGTAAGAGTGTTTCTCAACAATTGAAATGCAAAAAATGacgatattttttttttctcagcCAGTTCGTATTTAATGCAATTTTTAAAAGCTACGAAAGAACTCACCAACTAAGAATGATCTATATAATATAAACAGGGATGGATCATGAGTTTTAAGGGTTTcagtagaaaaaaaaatcatgaatatcCGAAAAGAAAGCGGAATTTGGAAAGTTTTCTAGAAAAATTGCCTCCAGGTGCTGTCAGTGCTAAGCGTCGAGTCTTCAAGACCGTTGAAAGTTGGACGCGGGGCTGGAGCGGTTGTCAGAACAACCGCTCCGGAAGGTGTAACACCATTTGTATATGGTATAACATCATCTGTACAAGGTGTAACAATAGAACAACAGCGAGTaaaatagaacaacatttttgTAGGTCCTACACGgcgtgaaaatcgagttacaaaATGTGATTTGAGCCGCACAAATTTTTGAGGCCTTATCCACCCTCGTCCTTGAAAGTTGGGGATTGTGacattcttttttatttttaataaaaaaaaaaaaatcttattaGACGCATCTAATACTCCACTGaaagattcttcattttttttcccttggatTGCCTTTTCTCAAAGGAAACTTGCGAGCATACATGTACCGGAAAATCAccttctcaaaaaaaaaaaaacatttcccACTAAACAAACTTCGTTGCACAAATTAACCACACCATTTTCCACAAAGACGCTGCAAATAAACAAGAGtacaagtaaataaaaattcCCTAAACCATAATATTATGACGAATGTGCCTGAGCAGCACCGGAACGACGACGTCCGGCGAGCTCAACTGGGGAAGATGACCGTCGGTGGACATGACCTCCACCACGGACTCACACCCCAGATTTTGATGAAGGTACTCGGAGACCACCACCGGTACGGCCAAGTCCTTCATGCTCTGGATAATGTGACAAGGCACCCTCACATGGGCTAGCAAATGTCTCGTGTCACTACAGAAAATGGTTTGAGCAACGCTGAGTGCTATGTCAGGCCTCATGTTGAATAATGTCCTGCTGAATTCTTGCACGGCAACCGAGTCCATGTCTCCTCCAACGGCCAAGGGTGCAAATCCGTCGCACCATGCCCTGTAATTTGACTTCATGGCTTCGAATAACTGGTCCAGACCTTCCTGCTCGAACCCTCCATAGTAATCCACGTCGTTAAGGTACCTGTTTGATTGGAGGAAATttgtttttaaacaaaaataaaagcaaaatagAATGACGAAAGAAGtgtaggaagaaaaaaaaaattaatttaatcaATTGACTACACGTAGAATTTCCTTTTTATGTTTGTCGGATTATGAAGGGGGTGGGGATGGTTTTGCTATTCCAGGCCCCACTTCAAAAGTCATTATTCTTTTCTACTAAGTGgaaaaaacaaatggaatggaatACATCAATTCCAACTTGTAAGTCTCAACCCGAAGGCTGCGTCAACTTGAGAGAAAATAGATTGCTATTGTATTACGTTCGCTTTCATGATACGGGGTTGGGAACAAATGGAAAGCAGCAGACGGTATCTGACATACCTGCAGGTGGTAAAATATAGAGCTTGGTTGATTTCACATTATAAAATTTTtaggataaaataattccagaaaaaattttccccctaaaaggaaatgaaatttCTTCCATCATTAGGAGTTAGAACAGTAAAAGCAACAAATATTCCGCAGGATTAGACGACGtgatttttttccccttggCCTGCAATTAACCCCAAAAGATGGAAACCAAGGATTATGGCTGCAGTTCTTCTTGTAAACAACACCGACCCCTTGCCTGAATATTGTACTAAACTAGCCCATAAGAAGTAACgaaattttgggaaaatttATGGGTTTGTTAGCTTAATTCCAGTACGTGTTCAGTATACTTTGTAATTCAGGTGTACCAGCTGGGCGTTGTGGGAATTAATTTGCAGCAGCAGCAGTACTAGTAATTACTATTTAGTTACCTAGGAGAGCCAGAAACCATGACGAGTTTGGTGAAGAGGTCAGGGCGAGAAATAGAAGCGACGGCGCCAATCATGGCCGAAACGGAGTGGCCAACATATATGCAGGAATCCACCCGGAGCTCCTCCAGTATTGCGATCACATCACAGGCATAGCCCTCCAGAGTAGCATATCTTTCGAAGTCAAAGTAGTCCGGATTGGTGGTTCCGGCGCCCATCTTATCGAACAAAATAACCCTGTAATCCTCCACTAGGTGTGGCACCAGGTGCTTCCACACCGATTGATCCGTCCCGAACCCATGCGCCAACACTATGGTCTGCTCCCCAGAACCTACGACCTTGGCGTTGTGAGCTTCCTCCACTATCCCCATCTGATTTATGTTACTAGTACCACTTATTCTCGTTCCCTTCTCCTCGCAAATTTGGTGAAAGTGATAACTAATTAGGTCTAATAGCAAGGCTGGCTAATTTTTAAGGTCCACAAGACTCGAAAACTTGTTTATATTGGGATTAAGCAGGCACTTGGGCTTTGATTGTCTGTTACTTGACTTACTATCTGTGAGAATTTTTTAGCACTTTTCTGGGCGGTAATGGAGAGAGAGCTTTATAGTGGGATGAAGGATGATGACTAACGACTAAGAACCACATGTGCTTCGACATTGTTCTTGATGAGAATATACGTACATACGAATGGTCATGCTGTGTACATGCCTATACAAAGTTAATTctcaaattattaaaaaaaaaaaaagtaaaaaatctAGGGAGTTCCTAAATTATTATCATTGTACATTTTGCACTCttgatatatttttttatttcaattggCCCCTGAACAATTAAAACTTGATAGTTTAAGGACTTCTGATCATTTTAGACATAAATCCAAACGGAACCGATGGGCATTGTTGTCCAACATTAATCAAAAGcatcgagagagagagagagagagagcaggaGTAGAAATtctgagagaaaaaaaaaacctttattTTACTTAAGTTCTTcatcaaatttctccataaaattcccaaattcattgatttcataCTTGAAAAGGACATGAAAAATCTAATGAAACTTTGGACACTCGAGtatgaaatcaatgaatttggagtTTTTGTAGAGAAATTTGATGAAGAGTTCAAGCAAAATAAaggattttttcttttaaggGTTTCTGTTCTTACTCTCGCTACTTTTTATTAAGTTCTCAATACCTTTGATTATGGTcagacaaaaatgcccttgtatTTCGGCAGAATTTATGTTTAAAATGGTCAAAATTCCTCAAAGTATACATTTTAAATTGTTCAGGAGCCAGTCgaagacaaaaaaataaatcagGGGTCAAAAGTGGACAATAATGACAGTTTAGGGACTCCCCCAACTTTTTTActcttaaaaaaaatactagaaaattaaagagaaaggTTAATTCGCTTAAGTGTTGATGTTTGACGCGTATACAAATTGAAATTATTCGTCTGCATGTGGTCGTCATCCATTTGTGAGCTGATCGAGGGATCACGGACAGCtgtttatgcattttgattaaTTCAATCCTTCTGCATACCACAGAGGGTTAAGAATTTTATAATACTAATCAAGAAGGATCAACAAATTTGAGAGACAATTGAAGTTTGCATGACGGGCAGTGGAATCTTCTGGGGCTGTGACGGGGATTGGTCGACGAAATTGTGTGAGATTCCCTCCTAATGGAGTCAGCAGTTTTATAAGTGTTGCCCTGCGCGGACTCCATGCTCTGAAGATTACGACTCATCTTGCTTGATTGGATCTTCGAAATTGGCTAGTTTCTTTAGTAACACAATTATTGGGTGGTTGTTGATGCTGATGTTTCTGTTAGTTTACAAAAGTTCTGCACGTAATCGTCATAAGAAGGTTGTTACTGTACTTAGCGGCATACTTTAACTTCCATGATGAGGATATGCATCGAGTATTTGTCGTAGCATACAATTCGAAAGACGATACCAGACGATAAACATATAGAGATAATTCTCTGTAGTAATTAATCTTTGCTGAAgtttggaaaaacaaaaaaaaaaaaaagattaatcttaGCTGAAGTTGAGAATGCCCAACAGGTCACATCGACTGTAATTTCACAATAGACAGCCTTGCATTCGTCTCACTGTTGATGAGGTATTATTTTCATGTTGGAGCCCAACTGAGACTGACATAATGGGCTTCTCATTTCGCTCTCCAGCAACCAAGAGGTCTAGGCAAATGCTACTCCATGGTGAAAGTGCACTAATGCAGCATATTCCGGTCGATTGCACGCTTTTGTGCGGAAGTCTACATCCACCAACGTCATCGTAGTTTTACCAAGAATCAAATTAGAGAAAGTTACGGATGCTGTTTTTAATTAGAGGTGATTTATGATTTTGTGCAAGAATTTAAGGCCTTTATCTAATTTTAGAAGCCGGACACGTCAgaattgaatttgagaaatCAAGACAGACTTCCGACCTGGAAAAATATTAGCTACACCACGTCACGTCACGTCACGTGACAATACACTAATACCAATCAAAACTACGTCAAATAATGCGGTGAATCACTCCTTATCTAGCATTTACTATACAAGAAATGACCGATCACCATTATTTAATGATGAGTGATTGATATTAATGTACTATACGACTTACTTACGTGGCACACCTAATACCTTTTCCTTGAACCTCAGATGCTTATGGAAGGTTTTGCGAATATTTATgttaataaaaagaaaatttccaatCTCCTGTTTAGAAACTAATTAAACAAAACTGAAGATAGTTATAGGTAATCTAAAATAAGGAAGAACTGAGCAAATTTCTTCTGCAACTTTAAAATAATGTGGACCAGTTCATATGCtataacaaaaagaagaaataaaaccGTTGTTTTGTACTCAAATGAGACTAGTATGATGAACGAACAATAAACTACGCCACGACAGGAATATGACAACGTCCTTTTCTCTTCTTGCTCCTGTCCAAGTCTACAGTTCACGCGTAAGGAAATTTCATTTGAATTGTTTCGAGGGATGCTCTGCTCATTTTGATGCATCAATTTGCTGTAAGATCAATCTCCCATTCAGATCTCCTGGGATTCGAGAGGACTGTGGAGGGACCAGAGAGAGGAAGTAGGTGCGATTAAGGCCCCTTCCGgaaaatatattttattatagatTAATAGAGTTATAAACGAGCTGAACTGTTCGCTTTCAAGTTCAGTTGATTAGGTTATCAAGTGATGCTCAAGTTCGGCTCCTTTATGTAACGAgtcaaaatttttgtttgaattTAACTTGTTAAAATTATCTTGAATTCAAACTCGAACTTGATTTCGATTCATATAACATGAATGAGTCATTTGAACTTGAAAAGTCTAAATGTGTTTAAATATCTTATACAATTTTACAACTCAAAAAATATAACCAATTTAAGCCtattgaatgagaaaaattaCGCCAAATATAAAAAGGATTTGTAatatttaaacaaaataaaatcttAAGCAACCAAGACAAGATAAATCTACATAATTACTAAGAAAAATTAGTAATATTTGTTCGAATAAATGTCTAAACGAGTTTAAACAAACTATTCTCGAGTCAAACCTAACTTGGTTCATCTAATTAAACAAGTCTAATTTAATGTTTGAGCTTGctcatttaattaaatttacgAGTTGAACTCAAGCTTACACGAGCCAAAGCCAAGCAGGCTGTACATTTAACAGATCTACACATTAATCAACTATAGTAGAACATTTTTAGTTGCTTTCCTTACATGTTGTCCCGAATGATACTAAGCAAACACGCATGTTGATTCCCTAGTAAAGAAAAACTACCCATATTGAACTGCCACGAGCTAGGAGCACGTCACATTATTTGTTCTGAAAATTTCGGATTAGTAAAGGTCCGGTTGACCTGATGAATACATTGTAAACTTAGTAGGTCATTGGGTCAGCACGACTCCTTTATTCGTAtggccatttttttttttcctgttaaCCATCGACTTCTGCGGATGAGGAGAGTTAAAAGAGATAGGTTATGCCTTTAGACCAAAAGATTGTACTGCTGcgcatgatttaaattttattgtaattgtaaaaaatatatagTATTTCACTCGGTGGCTAACCCGTCAAGGATGAGAGTTAGTTTGGGGCTGAGCATCCTGATATAGCAAGACTGTAGTCTTGTCACCTGCCGATTGACTATTTGAGACAAGTATTTAAAGACTCCAGAGTCCAAACGAAGACATCTTTTGAAGACTCGAGTGTGAATTTCTCATGGTATATTATTATTGGTGTTACCTATGATAAGAAGGGACATACCTGCATATATGAACATGTATGTTAATATGATAAAGACCTCACATGCATCTTTATACTTGCGTCTGATGACGAGAGGCATGTGTGTATATTTGTAGTCTGTTATAAAAAATGGTGCAAGAATTTCGTGTATGTTCATTATTGATCAAATGGGTCATGAGACCAACAGCTAATTTAGGCCATTTCCCTGATTGATTGATATATATGCGTACCGAAGTTTTATGATTTTCACGTCTGAGATGTTTTATTTTTCAAGGAAGtgtatatagagagagagatagatGGTAGATGCTGTAATTCATAGAGTTGCAAATTACTCTTAGATcctgtttgataacccaattcaacatttaaacttaatagattcatattttaatatattcagactgtttgataataaaaaattgaacatttgaattaattaagtgatacTGAATTTTCTAGGTAAAACTTGCTTTGAAAATTAAgtaataaactattcacttatcactgaatgtgatatgtactcaaatgtattagatttaatatttaataatttaataacttTATAGATTCATATTTTAAATTTCAGGATTCAGTTTTCAGACTTCAGTTTCATTACTTCTTTTTAAGTCTTACCATTTTCCTATATCTTTATCCCTAAAATATATGTATTTCTACTATCTAATTTGTGGATGCTTTTGTGTATTCCTCTTCCCTAAAAGTTATCGCGTTGGTCACCTAACTCCTATCCAGTTCTTAATTTGGGCTTATATTTGGAAAATCCCGTACGTTTGTGTGACAATTAAACTGACCACAAAGAAAAGtttcttgttccatttgtgGTCTGACGGAAAGCCCAATTACAGGAGTTTTTGCTTCCACACTTATATTGATAGGTCTGAAAACAGTAGCATGTTTTGGGCTTATCCTATTTCAGACATAATGAGCTGTATGCCAGAATGTCCGCTTAGCCCAACGCAAGTTGGCCCGCTTATATGTACCCTTCTGATTCAAACATGCGCGTGGCATTGCCCACGAAGGTTATAATAAATACATCTGAAGAAAAGCACAACGGCCATGCGGTCCTACTCTTCAAGTAGCGCCTTCGGATTTCGGATGTTGTCCGGCATTGCAATGTTAATTAGTGAAACTTATTCTGGAGTTTTATTTGTGAAACcttcttttagttttaattaCAAGCACTTGGTAATGTTTAGCTCTTTTTTGGCAAGTGGAGTTTTGTTAGTTTAAATCAATTTGTGTAATTCTTATTATCATTAGTATGAACTCATACAATGTTGGTGTAATCATAAATTGTACGCTAACTTGATTGTATGAATTGTAAATTCAAGTTTACATAAAAGAATTACATTAAACGATTTGAGTTGAACTTTTAATTTGTCGGACAAGGTTGGtatcatgttttttttttttttttttgtcaacacggGAGGTGTCCGGGTCAttccttacggggcccgactaatcctcCTGCGTTTTGGAAAAGGAGACCCCACTCCACACCGAACAGGTTAACAACGGGACTCGAACCCTGACCGAAGTTAAATAGGTTGCCATACCCTAAGAAGGGGAGTCAGAAGCTTGAAACGTATCGTCCCCTCACGGTCACATCAAGCGCGGGTCCAGTGTATCTCTTTTGCCACTCTCAATTCCAGCTCAGCTCATAAATTACCCACCCTCCAGGGCAATTTCTACAAGCTGCCAATTTTAGAATTAGTTTTGACTTTTCAGTTTGAACCACCGTTCAAATCTTATCCATTACAATGAGCTAATAATCTTGTCAAGACTGAGCCTTTAGCAATGAGAATTCTTAGGATCAAGTTTTCACTAAATTGTAATTTGTCTGCACGAGCGTTATGATCATTATGCATCAATTGTAATCTCAAATAACACGATTGAAAAAAACGATCACTAAAACATACAATTACCTCTAAGCTGTAAGAGGAATTGAAAATGGAAACAAACgttacaaatattttttttacaaaaaaaaaaaaacgcacgCACACGCACACAGTCAAAGCCCATCTACGAAGCttagtacaaatacaagtacaaaCGACGTCCGCTGATCAGAAATCACTCATTTCCAATATCATGTCGAATATGTCGGAGAATGACCGGAATTGTGATGTCCGGCGAGCTTAACTGTGGCAGGTGACCCTCCGTAGAAATGACCTCAACCAGAGACTGGCCCCCAAGATTCTGGTGGAGATACTCCGACACTGCTAACGGTACGGCCAAGTCCTTGGTGCTTTGGACGATATGGCAAGGGACGGTGACGCGGCAGAGAAAATGCCTGAGGTCGAACGTAAATATGGTCCGAAACACGCTCAGTGCTATGTCCGGCCTCATGTTGAACAAGGTCCTGCTGAATTCTTGGACGGCAACCGAGTCCATGTCTCCCCCTACCACAAGGGGTGCAAATCCAGAGCACCACGACTTGTAATTCGTCTCTATTGCATTGCAGAGTTGATCCACATCTTCTTTCTCAAATCCTCCGAAGTAGTCGTCAGTGTTTATGAACCTTCAAGAAATCAAAAGGTTaagcaacttttttttttttttggaagtcATGGTACATAACGACTGCAATCAATCCTAACTACTGGATTGGAAGCGAAACTTTCTTTACCGCGGGGAAGCCGCAATCATGATGAGTTTCTCGAAAAGATCAGGGCGAAAGATGGAGGCAATTGCACCCGTCATGGAGGACAGAGAATGGCCGACAAAGATGCACGATTGAATTTGGAGCTCCTCCAAAATGGCCAGTAAATCATAGGCATAGCCTTCAAGAGAGGCATATCTTTCGAAGTCGAAGTAGTCGGGGTTCGTCGTTCCAGCTCCCATGTTGTCGTAAAGGACGACGCGGTACTCATCAACAAGGTGAGGTACGAGATGTTTCCAAAGGGATTGGTCGGTGCCGAAGCCATGGCCAAGGACGACGGTC
This portion of the Coffea eugenioides isolate CCC68of chromosome 11, Ceug_1.0, whole genome shotgun sequence genome encodes:
- the LOC113751515 gene encoding probable esterase KAI2; this encodes MGIVEEAHNAKVVGSGEQTIVLAHGFGTDQSVWKHLVPHLVEDYRVILFDKMGAGTTNPDYFDFERYATLEGYACDVIAILEELRVDSCIYVGHSVSAMIGAVASISRPDLFTKLVMVSGSPRYLNDVDYYGGFEQEGLDQLFEAMKSNYRAWCDGFAPLAVGGDMDSVAVQEFSRTLFNMRPDIALSVAQTIFCSDTRHLLAHVRVPCHIIQSMKDLAVPVVVSEYLHQNLGCESVVEVMSTDGHLPQLSSPDVVVPVLLRHIRHNIMV
- the LOC113751612 gene encoding probable esterase KAI2, translating into MGVAEDAHNVKVLGSGEKTVVLGHGFGTDQSLWKHLVPHLVDEYRVVLYDNMGAGTTNPDYFDFERYASLEGYAYDLLAILEELQIQSCIFVGHSLSSMTGAIASIFRPDLFEKLIMIAASPRFINTDDYFGGFEKEDVDQLCNAIETNYKSWCSGFAPLVVGGDMDSVAVQEFSRTLFNMRPDIALSVFRTIFTFDLRHFLCRVTVPCHIVQSTKDLAVPLAVSEYLHQNLGGQSLVEVISTEGHLPQLSSPDITIPVILRHIRHDIGNE